Proteins found in one Acinetobacter sp. XH1741 genomic segment:
- a CDS encoding MarR family winged helix-turn-helix transcriptional regulator: protein MTKKYARFLPTTESFTLEDFPYYWITQVHAQYVQNIDNALKKYGLDNSRRRIMLALSSKPHASVSELSDMIISKMSTTTKIVYRLKDEGLVETYSCQSDGRITRVYLTERGTEMIAKINDLTSVVLEQSFEGITPLQLEKMMESLKMLLKNLSR, encoded by the coding sequence ATGACAAAGAAGTATGCGCGTTTTTTACCAACAACAGAATCTTTCACTCTTGAAGATTTTCCTTATTATTGGATTACCCAAGTCCATGCTCAATATGTTCAAAATATTGATAATGCTCTTAAAAAATATGGCTTAGATAATTCTCGTCGACGCATTATGCTTGCGCTAAGCAGTAAACCCCATGCTAGTGTATCTGAATTATCCGACATGATTATTTCAAAGATGTCGACTACAACTAAGATTGTTTACCGTTTAAAAGATGAAGGCCTAGTAGAAACATACTCTTGTCAAAGCGATGGCCGGATTACACGTGTATATCTTACTGAGCGTGGTACAGAAATGATTGCTAAAATTAACGACTTAACAAGTGTCGTACTTGAGCAATCATTTGAGGGGATCACTCCTCTACAACTAGAAAAAATGATGGAAAGCTTAAAAATGCTTTTAAAAAATCTATCTCGGTAA
- a CDS encoding fructose-specific PTS transporter subunit EIIC: protein MQTAKHLLFVTNSPQQQINALILARKLALVATQRGYKNSVISLDEFESSDNFDHVVIIGQQPKNLNIFGQSALSLVSIEDIKHDADHALLTALEHSKPANEWDQKPKQTSNTATHFVAITACPTGVAHTFMAAEALQQGAEKLGYQIDVETQGSVGAKNILSAQAIADADIVILATDIEVNTDRFVGKRVYRCSTGFALKQTDKAFAEAIANAQVLEQGKQQATTENKDKTEKVGVYKHLLTGVSYMLPMVVAGGLLIALSLCFGLNAAEQAGSLPAILKQIGAAAFTLMVPMLSGYIAYSIADRPGLAPGLIGGLLAAQLQAGFLGGIVSGFLAGYIALFIAKKVKLPTSLEALKPILIIPLLGTLSVGLIMFYIVGQPVAHIFELMKDFLNNMGTTNAVLMGIILASMMCIDLGGPINKAAYAFTVGLLTTNTYMPMAATMAGGMVPAIGMAIATFLARNKFSTGEKDAGKAAFVLGLCFISEGAIPFAAKDPMRVIPTCILGGAVTGALVALFHCELVTPHGGVFVLLIPNAINHAWLYLAAIAAGSIVTGVSYAIIKKNQEEKLLPNT from the coding sequence ATGCAAACCGCTAAACATTTATTATTTGTCACTAATAGTCCGCAACAGCAAATCAATGCTTTGATTTTAGCTCGTAAACTTGCTTTAGTCGCAACACAGCGTGGATATAAAAATAGCGTTATTTCACTCGATGAATTTGAATCAAGTGATAACTTTGATCATGTTGTTATTATTGGACAACAGCCTAAAAACCTAAATATTTTTGGGCAAAGCGCTTTATCTTTAGTATCTATTGAAGATATTAAACATGATGCAGATCATGCACTTTTAACAGCGCTTGAACATTCGAAACCTGCAAATGAATGGGATCAAAAACCTAAACAAACATCTAATACAGCGACTCACTTTGTTGCAATTACTGCTTGTCCAACTGGGGTTGCTCATACTTTTATGGCAGCTGAAGCGTTACAGCAAGGTGCAGAAAAACTTGGCTATCAAATTGATGTAGAAACTCAAGGTTCTGTGGGTGCAAAAAATATTTTATCAGCTCAAGCCATTGCTGATGCCGATATTGTTATTTTAGCTACTGACATTGAAGTGAACACAGACCGTTTTGTAGGCAAACGTGTTTATCGATGCAGTACTGGCTTTGCCTTAAAACAAACCGACAAGGCATTTGCAGAGGCAATTGCGAATGCTCAAGTTTTAGAACAAGGTAAACAGCAAGCTACTACGGAAAATAAAGATAAAACTGAAAAAGTTGGTGTGTATAAACACTTATTAACCGGTGTTTCTTATATGCTGCCTATGGTTGTTGCCGGTGGTTTGTTAATTGCTCTTTCTTTATGTTTTGGTCTGAATGCAGCCGAACAAGCTGGTAGCTTGCCAGCCATATTAAAACAGATTGGTGCAGCAGCATTTACACTAATGGTACCAATGCTATCAGGTTACATTGCATATTCCATTGCAGATCGCCCTGGCCTTGCACCTGGTTTAATTGGTGGGTTATTGGCAGCACAACTACAGGCAGGATTTTTAGGAGGCATTGTTTCTGGCTTTCTTGCTGGTTATATCGCGTTATTTATTGCCAAAAAAGTTAAATTACCAACCAGCTTAGAGGCACTTAAACCTATTTTGATTATTCCATTACTCGGAACATTATCTGTTGGTCTCATTATGTTCTACATAGTTGGACAACCAGTAGCACATATCTTTGAGTTAATGAAAGATTTCCTCAACAACATGGGCACTACAAACGCCGTATTAATGGGAATTATTTTAGCAAGTATGATGTGTATTGATTTAGGTGGTCCAATTAATAAAGCCGCTTATGCTTTTACAGTCGGTTTACTTACAACCAATACTTACATGCCAATGGCAGCCACCATGGCGGGTGGTATGGTCCCTGCTATTGGTATGGCGATTGCGACCTTCCTTGCTAGAAATAAATTTAGCACAGGTGAGAAAGATGCAGGTAAAGCAGCTTTTGTGCTCGGTTTATGCTTTATCTCAGAAGGTGCAATTCCATTTGCAGCAAAAGATCCTATGCGTGTTATTCCAACTTGTATTTTAGGTGGTGCAGTTACTGGTGCATTGGTGGCTTTATTTCACTGTGAACTTGTTACACCACACGGCGGTGTATTCGTACTTCTGATTCCGAATGCAATCAATCATGCATGGTTGTATCTTGCAGCTATTGCTGCAGGCAGCATAGTAACTGGTGTAAGTTATGCCATCATTAAGAAGAACCAAGAAGAAAAGTTATTACCGAATACATAG
- the pfkB gene encoding 1-phosphofructokinase: MAKILTVTLNPAIDVTIQLNELQVGEVNRQEWVEIHAAGKGLNVAQVLKDLGHDVIVTGFLGEHNRQIFDTHFTQAQFQPEFIYIDGETRQNIKIAEHSGRMTDLNGKGFFVSEVDKQSLFNKIEALLPQVEVVAIAGSLPQGFSIDELQQLIQIIKKQNKKVALDTSGKALVAAIASQPWMIKPNTDELVESYQCSATSYAEQRKLFDSLADIEHVVISMGEDGVNWLHDAHPLHAQAPKVIVKSTVGAGDSLLAGMIHGLISQLSPEETLKTATAIASHAVTQIGFRIPTPEVLDQLKAQTTINSLSESDANR, encoded by the coding sequence ATGGCTAAAATTTTAACAGTTACTTTAAACCCTGCAATTGATGTAACGATACAACTAAATGAGTTACAGGTAGGTGAAGTAAATCGGCAAGAATGGGTAGAAATTCATGCAGCGGGGAAAGGTCTTAATGTTGCTCAGGTATTAAAAGACCTAGGACATGATGTAATCGTAACTGGTTTTTTAGGTGAGCATAATCGACAAATTTTCGATACACACTTTACCCAAGCTCAATTTCAACCCGAGTTCATTTATATTGATGGCGAAACACGCCAAAATATAAAGATTGCTGAGCACTCTGGGCGGATGACCGATTTAAACGGTAAGGGTTTCTTTGTTTCTGAAGTAGACAAACAAAGTCTTTTTAATAAGATCGAAGCTCTTTTACCACAAGTTGAGGTGGTTGCAATAGCTGGTAGCCTACCTCAGGGTTTTAGTATTGATGAGCTACAACAGCTTATTCAAATTATAAAAAAGCAAAATAAAAAAGTTGCACTAGATACAAGTGGTAAAGCATTGGTTGCTGCAATTGCAAGTCAACCTTGGATGATTAAACCTAATACTGATGAGCTAGTAGAAAGTTATCAGTGTTCTGCAACAAGCTATGCCGAACAAAGAAAACTTTTTGACAGCTTAGCCGACATTGAGCATGTAGTGATTTCAATGGGTGAAGATGGCGTAAATTGGCTGCATGATGCTCACCCCTTACATGCTCAGGCACCAAAAGTTATTGTAAAAAGTACAGTCGGTGCTGGTGACTCCCTCTTAGCAGGCATGATCCACGGACTTATAAGCCAACTTTCTCCTGAAGAAACTTTAAAAACTGCAACAGCAATTGCAAGCCATGCTGTAACGCAAATTGGTTTTCGAATCCCTACTCCCGAGGTTCTAGACCAATTAAAAGCACAAACTACTATCAATTCATTGAGTGAATCTGATGCAAACCGCTAA
- the ptsP gene encoding phosphoenolpyruvate--protein phosphotransferase encodes MLALEPQHIHMNQHAVDKTHALKCLVDILEKDGLVTPEYITGLVNREQQSATYLGQGIAIPHGTPQSREYILKTGIRLAHFPEGVIWDGENKIYLAVVIAAKSDEHLQVLQILTRALMHDVSEQVKNASKPEQIIELLQAQPLSLALHENLIQTEIDAQDIEDLFWAASQTLKKHSFVKCGFLSSLDPEQAIQLQDQIWSISSHHFVQQPAISITKPSKTLELNGKKLNTLVCIAANDQLDNERFNRLIDILFNPEQVAELDKTQTPNEIAKIIGADVIPDWPQRSVVLANAHGLHARPATHLVNLTKTFQGDIQVAVDDGSFVSAKSLTRLLALGCKRGQTLRFIAEPETDAVNGLDKVVFAVQQGLGEEVEAIPVTSEVPEQPPAQTIMSHATAFGNNTGIAASSGLAFGPVHVIKPKVYQYERMGLSVKAEKENLDIALHAVKNNIHQVIAKAEASEIKQIFQAHLEMLDDPDLINGVYLKINQNLSAPAAWHEHIEAAAKAQEALPDRLLAERATDLRDIGDRVLTQLCGEVVIEEPKEPYILIMHDVGPSDVARLNKDRVAGILTAIGGASAHSAIVARALGIPAIVGAGEQVLEIDHKSTLLINGDTGTFVLNPDTAQIEQAKQECEQQRQIREEAERHSQEPAITLDQHQIEIAANLGKVQATAQAVEYGAEAIGLLRTELVFMSHSSAPNETVQEADYRVVLDALAGRPLVVRTLDVGGDKPLPYLPIAEEENPFLGLRGIRLTLRRPELLKQQLTALLKASDNRPLRIMFPMIGRVEEWRAAKAILDEVKAQHPCDNLQVGIMIEVPSAALLAPILAQEVDFFSIGTNDLTQYTLAIDRGHPILSAEADGLHPSILNLIDQTVKAAHKHGKWVGICGELAADPKAVPILMGLGVDELSMSPNSIPLVKAQIRTLNYSHAQKLAQQALACDSAPAVRQLSEQDL; translated from the coding sequence ATGCTAGCACTAGAGCCTCAACATATTCATATGAATCAACATGCTGTTGATAAAACACATGCATTAAAGTGTCTAGTCGATATATTAGAAAAAGATGGGTTAGTTACACCTGAATATATAACAGGACTTGTCAATCGTGAGCAACAAAGTGCGACTTATTTAGGCCAAGGTATTGCTATTCCCCACGGTACTCCTCAATCACGTGAATATATTTTAAAAACGGGTATTCGCTTAGCTCATTTCCCGGAAGGCGTAATTTGGGATGGAGAAAATAAAATCTATTTAGCTGTCGTGATTGCAGCAAAATCTGATGAACATTTACAAGTATTGCAAATTCTTACTCGTGCATTAATGCATGATGTGAGTGAACAAGTCAAAAATGCTTCAAAGCCCGAACAAATTATAGAATTACTACAAGCTCAGCCATTATCTTTAGCCCTTCATGAAAATCTCATTCAAACCGAAATCGATGCGCAAGATATCGAAGACTTATTTTGGGCAGCTTCTCAAACGCTCAAAAAACATAGTTTTGTAAAATGTGGTTTCTTAAGCTCACTTGATCCAGAACAAGCCATTCAATTACAGGATCAAATTTGGTCTATTTCAAGTCATCACTTTGTTCAGCAACCTGCTATTAGTATTACTAAGCCCTCAAAGACTTTAGAGCTAAATGGTAAAAAGCTGAATACTCTGGTTTGTATTGCAGCAAATGACCAGCTCGATAATGAAAGATTTAATCGTTTAATTGATATTTTGTTCAATCCAGAGCAAGTTGCCGAGCTAGACAAGACTCAAACTCCAAATGAAATTGCAAAAATTATTGGTGCTGATGTTATTCCAGACTGGCCTCAACGCTCAGTTGTATTAGCAAATGCACACGGCTTACATGCTCGACCAGCTACACATTTAGTCAATCTCACCAAAACCTTTCAAGGCGACATTCAGGTTGCTGTCGATGATGGTAGTTTTGTTTCTGCGAAAAGTTTGACTCGCCTTTTAGCTTTAGGCTGTAAACGTGGCCAAACTCTACGTTTTATTGCAGAGCCAGAAACTGATGCAGTGAATGGCCTAGATAAAGTGGTTTTTGCAGTACAGCAAGGCTTGGGTGAGGAAGTTGAGGCAATACCAGTAACTAGCGAAGTACCTGAGCAACCCCCTGCACAAACTATAATGTCTCATGCTACAGCATTTGGTAACAATACAGGAATCGCTGCATCTAGCGGTTTAGCTTTTGGGCCAGTACATGTCATTAAACCCAAGGTTTATCAATATGAACGTATGGGTTTAAGTGTAAAAGCTGAGAAAGAAAATTTAGATATTGCATTACATGCTGTAAAAAACAATATTCACCAAGTTATTGCTAAAGCTGAAGCTTCTGAAATTAAACAAATCTTTCAAGCCCACTTAGAGATGCTCGATGACCCTGATTTGATTAACGGTGTATATCTAAAAATTAATCAGAATTTATCAGCACCAGCCGCTTGGCATGAGCATATTGAAGCTGCTGCTAAAGCACAAGAAGCTCTACCAGACCGCTTACTCGCTGAACGTGCAACAGACTTACGTGATATTGGTGACCGAGTCTTAACACAACTATGTGGTGAAGTAGTTATTGAAGAGCCTAAAGAGCCTTATATTTTAATCATGCATGATGTTGGGCCAAGCGATGTCGCTCGTCTCAACAAAGACCGTGTTGCGGGCATTTTGACTGCTATAGGCGGGGCAAGTGCACATAGTGCGATTGTGGCACGTGCTTTAGGAATTCCAGCTATTGTTGGTGCTGGTGAACAAGTCTTGGAAATTGATCATAAAAGCACCCTACTCATTAATGGTGACACGGGGACTTTTGTTTTAAATCCAGATACGGCGCAAATCGAACAAGCAAAGCAAGAGTGTGAACAACAACGTCAAATTCGTGAAGAAGCTGAACGTCATAGCCAAGAGCCTGCCATTACGTTAGATCAACATCAGATCGAAATTGCTGCAAATTTAGGTAAAGTTCAAGCAACAGCACAAGCAGTAGAATATGGTGCAGAAGCGATTGGGTTATTACGAACTGAACTTGTATTTATGTCTCATAGCAGTGCACCAAATGAGACTGTTCAAGAAGCTGACTACCGAGTGGTACTAGATGCACTTGCAGGCCGTCCACTTGTGGTACGCACATTAGACGTAGGTGGTGATAAACCTTTGCCTTATCTACCAATTGCTGAAGAAGAAAACCCATTCTTAGGATTAAGGGGAATTCGTTTAACCTTAAGACGTCCTGAGCTTTTAAAACAGCAATTAACTGCTTTATTAAAAGCATCTGATAATCGTCCATTACGAATCATGTTTCCTATGATTGGACGTGTTGAAGAATGGCGTGCTGCAAAAGCAATTCTTGATGAAGTAAAAGCTCAACATCCATGTGACAATTTACAAGTCGGCATTATGATTGAAGTTCCTTCTGCTGCTTTACTTGCACCAATTCTTGCACAAGAAGTCGACTTTTTCAGTATCGGTACAAATGATCTGACCCAATATACTTTAGCAATTGACCGAGGTCACCCAATCCTCTCAGCTGAAGCAGACGGATTGCACCCAAGTATCCTCAATTTGATTGATCAAACTGTGAAGGCTGCACACAAACACGGTAAATGGGTAGGAATCTGTGGTGAGCTTGCAGCAGATCCAAAAGCCGTACCTATTCTCATGGGATTAGGCGTAGATGAGCTCAGCATGTCACCAAATAGCATTCCATTGGTAAAAGCTCAAATTCGTACACTAAACTACAGCCATGCTCAAAAACTTGCGCAACAAGCTTTAGCGTGTGATAGCGCTCCTGCTGTACGTCAACTATCTGAACAAGACTTATAA
- a CDS encoding alpha/beta fold hydrolase: MDKTFESFWITCKDGYQLAAQFYPAVSKKAQYPVVICPATGITKNFYHSFATWLSQQGHDVLSFDFRGIGESLHGALKQSNASITDWGTLDIPCAIDSLLIKTKADQVILIGHSAGGQLLGVVPNYNKVAKVVTVAGSTGHVKGLKGKTKFLAPVMFNFIFPISSAIKGYGATQFIGMGENLPKKVAQQWREFCSRPGYVKNAIGKTIFHDFHSDIKCSITAIWADDDEIATKRNVNELLSLYPNADKKMIELNPKNLGYKSIGHMLLFKKSHQKLWSILEQEINY; the protein is encoded by the coding sequence ATGGATAAGACTTTTGAATCTTTTTGGATTACCTGTAAAGATGGCTATCAACTTGCAGCACAATTTTATCCTGCTGTATCAAAAAAAGCTCAATACCCAGTTGTTATTTGCCCAGCAACAGGTATTACCAAAAACTTTTATCACTCTTTTGCAACATGGTTAAGTCAACAAGGCCATGATGTGTTGAGTTTTGATTTCCGTGGTATTGGTGAGTCATTACATGGTGCATTAAAACAAAGTAATGCAAGTATTACAGATTGGGGAACACTTGATATTCCCTGTGCAATCGATTCTTTATTAATAAAAACCAAAGCAGATCAAGTTATTCTTATTGGGCACAGCGCTGGTGGACAATTGTTAGGAGTCGTGCCTAACTATAATAAAGTCGCAAAAGTAGTAACCGTTGCAGGTTCAACAGGACATGTTAAGGGTCTGAAAGGAAAAACCAAGTTTTTAGCACCAGTTATGTTCAATTTTATCTTTCCTATTTCTAGTGCTATTAAAGGTTATGGTGCAACTCAATTCATAGGTATGGGAGAAAACTTACCTAAAAAAGTTGCTCAACAATGGCGAGAGTTTTGCAGCCGTCCCGGTTATGTGAAAAATGCTATAGGCAAGACTATTTTTCATGACTTTCATTCAGATATTAAGTGTTCAATTACTGCTATTTGGGCCGATGATGATGAGATTGCAACCAAACGCAACGTAAATGAATTATTAAGTTTATATCCCAATGCAGATAAAAAAATGATTGAACTTAATCCAAAAAATTTAGGATATAAATCAATTGGCCATATGCTGTTATTTAAAAAATCACATCAAAAACTTTGGTCTATTTTAGAACAAGAAATTAATTATTAA
- a CDS encoding heme-binding protein: MKSKYYLTLADAEFLMEEAQKYAIEHNFKVSIAIVDETSSLLLMKRLDGASPLTTHLCLEKAKCSSMSGRPSKFYEELLQNGRLGFLSMPNAKGMLEGGKAIIYEDHILGAIGVSGVQSFEDAEIAQHAIDAFLKKQSN, encoded by the coding sequence ATGAAAAGTAAATATTATCTAACATTAGCAGATGCAGAGTTTTTAATGGAAGAAGCTCAAAAATATGCAATTGAACACAACTTTAAAGTTAGTATAGCGATTGTTGATGAAACAAGCTCTTTATTACTTATGAAACGTCTAGATGGCGCTTCTCCTCTCACTACACATCTGTGTCTGGAAAAAGCTAAATGCTCATCAATGAGCGGTCGTCCTTCAAAATTCTACGAAGAACTTCTTCAAAATGGTCGTCTTGGTTTTTTAAGCATGCCAAATGCCAAAGGAATGCTAGAAGGTGGCAAAGCTATTATTTATGAAGATCATATTTTAGGTGCGATTGGTGTTTCAGGCGTACAATCTTTTGAAGATGCTGAAATTGCTCAACATGCCATTGATGCCTTTTTAAAAAAACAAAGCAACTAA
- the brnQ gene encoding branched-chain amino acid transport system II carrier protein: MQQLRTGDIIALGFMTFALFIGAGNIIFPPIVAQQAGDHVWLAAIGFLITAVGLPVITIMALSRMKGSIEIISSPLGRVASLILTVVCYLSVGPLFATPRTATVSYEIGFSSYFGTSSSSLLIYSAIYFAFVTIVSLYPNKLLDTVGHVLAPLKIIALAILGIAAVMIPAGYVPAPINHYVNSPVSEGFVNGYLTMDTLGALVFGIVIIQAIYSRGVTDNKLVTKYAIIASLISGVGLTLVYLSLFKLGLGSHEVAPNAANGAVILHAYVQHAFGNMGSLFLTALISLACMVTAIGLTCACGEYFAQLTKLPYKLLVFILVGFSFIISNLGLTKLIAVSVPVLSAIYPPAIVVIMLSFFWKFWHKPSFIVGSVTSVALIFGIIDGLKVAGFGDNLPNFLQHLPLNEQNLAWLIPSLVVLVVTTLIDKVKHKNI; encoded by the coding sequence ATGCAACAACTTCGTACTGGGGATATTATTGCCTTAGGTTTTATGACCTTCGCTCTTTTTATTGGGGCCGGCAATATTATCTTTCCTCCCATTGTCGCTCAACAAGCCGGTGATCATGTATGGCTAGCTGCCATAGGCTTTTTGATTACTGCAGTTGGCTTACCCGTAATTACGATTATGGCACTCTCTCGTATGAAGGGTTCCATTGAAATCATTAGTTCGCCTTTAGGCCGAGTAGCAAGTCTAATTCTAACTGTAGTGTGTTATTTATCAGTTGGTCCTTTATTTGCTACACCGCGTACTGCAACTGTTTCATATGAAATTGGCTTTTCTTCTTATTTTGGAACATCAAGCAGTAGCCTTCTAATTTACAGTGCTATTTATTTTGCATTTGTAACTATCGTTTCTTTGTATCCAAACAAGCTTTTAGATACTGTTGGACATGTTCTTGCACCTCTAAAAATTATTGCTTTAGCAATTTTAGGTATTGCAGCAGTTATGATTCCTGCGGGATATGTTCCTGCACCAATTAACCATTACGTCAACTCTCCTGTTTCAGAAGGTTTCGTAAATGGCTATCTTACGATGGACACTTTAGGTGCCTTAGTATTTGGTATCGTAATTATTCAAGCGATTTATTCACGTGGTGTTACTGATAATAAGCTAGTAACTAAGTATGCAATTATTGCCAGCCTTATTTCAGGTGTAGGTCTTACTTTGGTTTATTTAAGCTTATTTAAATTAGGTTTAGGTAGCCATGAAGTCGCGCCAAATGCCGCGAACGGTGCTGTAATCTTACATGCATATGTTCAACATGCTTTTGGAAATATGGGTTCACTATTCTTAACTGCTCTTATTTCATTGGCCTGTATGGTTACTGCAATTGGTTTAACTTGTGCATGTGGTGAATATTTTGCTCAGCTCACCAAGTTGCCATATAAGCTTTTAGTTTTCATTTTAGTTGGTTTTTCTTTCATTATTTCTAATCTTGGATTAACTAAACTAATTGCTGTATCAGTACCAGTTTTAAGTGCGATTTACCCACCTGCAATTGTGGTGATTATGCTTAGTTTCTTCTGGAAATTTTGGCATAAACCATCTTTTATTGTCGGTTCAGTAACGAGCGTTGCTTTAATTTTCGGTATTATTGATGGGCTGAAAGTTGCAGGTTTTGGAGACAACCTTCCTAACTTCCTTCAACATTTACCATTAAATGAACAAAACTTGGCATGGTTGATCCCATCTTTAGTTGTTCTTGTGGTTACTACCCTTATCGACAAAGTTAAACATAAAAACATTTAA
- the map gene encoding type I methionyl aminopeptidase, with the protein MRASTVTIKTEQDLEKLRVSGRLAAQVLEMIGKYIKPGVTTEYLDNICNDYIVNTLKVIPANVGYHGFTKTICTSVNEVVCHGIPSPNKILKDGDIINIDVAIIKDGYFGDTSRMYYVGNVNPHAKKLVETTYEAMVAGIHTVKPGATLGDIGYAIQSVAHREGYSIVREYCGHGIGKVYHEQPNILHYGQRGQGLVLKKGMVFTIEPMVNAGKPQVKELNDGWTVITQDLSLSAQWEHMVAVTDTGFELLTSWPEGVGSYSKI; encoded by the coding sequence ATGAGAGCTTCTACTGTTACAATTAAAACTGAACAAGATTTAGAAAAGTTACGAGTTTCTGGGCGTTTGGCTGCACAAGTTTTAGAAATGATAGGGAAGTATATTAAGCCCGGTGTAACGACTGAATATTTAGATAATATTTGTAATGACTACATCGTAAATACTTTAAAAGTGATCCCTGCAAATGTGGGTTATCATGGATTCACAAAAACAATATGTACCTCGGTAAATGAGGTGGTTTGTCATGGTATTCCTTCGCCGAATAAAATTTTAAAAGATGGTGACATTATTAATATTGATGTCGCGATTATTAAAGATGGTTATTTTGGTGATACAAGCCGAATGTACTATGTAGGTAACGTAAACCCGCATGCAAAAAAATTAGTTGAAACAACTTATGAAGCAATGGTAGCTGGTATTCATACTGTTAAACCTGGAGCAACTTTGGGTGATATTGGATATGCTATTCAATCCGTTGCTCATCGAGAAGGTTATAGTATCGTCCGTGAGTATTGTGGGCATGGCATTGGTAAGGTATACCATGAGCAACCTAATATTTTGCACTACGGGCAACGCGGCCAAGGATTGGTTTTGAAAAAAGGTATGGTCTTTACGATTGAACCTATGGTGAACGCTGGTAAACCACAAGTGAAAGAGTTAAACGATGGGTGGACAGTAATTACCCAAGATCTTTCTTTATCTGCACAGTGGGAACATATGGTTGCTGTTACAGATACAGGTTTTGAACTGTTAACATCATGGCCAGAAGGTGTAGGAAGTTACTCAAAAATTTAA
- a CDS encoding LysR family transcriptional regulator, whose protein sequence is MLTDLDDFYCFALVVEHGGFSAAERVTDIPKSKLSRRVYNLEENLGVRLIQRSSRHFAVTDIGMDIYRHAQVMMNAAQAAHDLVDHLSIQPRGVVKVSVPVDIAQNQLPKILPAFLKKYPEIRLQLIVSNRRVDVINEGIDVALRVRSKLDDDPSLVLRQFSLIEQSLFASQAYLNEFGNIKTPEQLSEHRILSLSEEHLDQQFTLHGPDNQLKKVKVSPIVMGTNLYMLAQLASQNCGIALLPDTAAEDFVKSGQLIQILPEWKADHGVFHAVYPSRRGLLPAVRVFIDYLVEHLSDHP, encoded by the coding sequence ATGCTCACAGATCTCGATGATTTTTATTGTTTCGCCCTTGTTGTTGAGCATGGTGGTTTTAGTGCTGCCGAACGTGTTACGGATATACCAAAATCAAAATTAAGTCGTCGTGTTTATAATTTAGAAGAAAATTTGGGGGTTCGTTTAATTCAACGCAGTTCTCGTCATTTCGCGGTAACTGATATTGGGATGGATATCTATAGACATGCCCAAGTAATGATGAATGCAGCACAAGCAGCCCACGATTTGGTAGATCACTTAAGCATTCAACCTAGAGGCGTGGTAAAAGTAAGTGTGCCGGTAGATATTGCACAAAATCAATTGCCTAAAATTTTACCCGCATTTTTAAAAAAATATCCTGAAATTCGTTTACAACTTATTGTGAGTAACCGCCGCGTTGATGTAATTAATGAAGGCATTGATGTTGCACTACGCGTAAGATCAAAACTAGATGATGATCCAAGCCTTGTCTTAAGACAATTTTCACTTATAGAACAAAGTCTCTTTGCGAGTCAGGCCTACTTAAATGAATTTGGCAATATCAAGACACCTGAACAATTAAGCGAACATCGAATTTTAAGCTTATCTGAAGAGCATCTAGATCAACAATTTACATTACATGGTCCAGACAATCAGCTGAAAAAAGTGAAGGTCAGCCCTATCGTAATGGGAACAAATCTTTATATGCTTGCTCAGCTTGCAAGCCAGAATTGTGGTATTGCTTTACTACCTGACACAGCAGCAGAAGATTTTGTAAAATCAGGGCAACTCATACAAATTTTGCCCGAGTGGAAAGCAGATCATGGTGTATTCCATGCTGTTTATCCATCTCGTAGAGGCTTACTACCGGCAGTACGTGTATTTATTGATTATCTTGTAGAACATCTATCAGACCATCCATAA
- the grxD gene encoding Grx4 family monothiol glutaredoxin, which yields MTEQARDTEALIRDQIAKHPVLLYMKGTPQFPQCGFSARAVEALSQIGRPFAYVNILENPDIRATLPKIANWPTFPQLWVNGELIGGSDIMLEMFQNGELKPLVEQYSAAPEA from the coding sequence ATGACTGAACAAGCACGTGATACTGAAGCGTTAATTCGCGATCAAATTGCGAAGCATCCCGTTTTACTTTACATGAAAGGCACTCCACAGTTTCCACAATGTGGTTTCTCTGCACGTGCAGTAGAGGCGCTCAGTCAAATTGGTCGTCCATTTGCATATGTGAACATCTTAGAAAACCCTGATATTCGTGCAACTTTACCAAAAATTGCTAACTGGCCTACTTTCCCACAATTATGGGTAAACGGCGAGCTTATCGGTGGTAGTGATATCATGCTTGAAATGTTCCAAAATGGCGAATTAAAACCATTAGTCGAACAATACAGTGCAGCTCCTGAAGCTTAA